AACTGAGCTATCATTATCTCCCTTCGACTTTGAAACGGTGTTTCTCCTACTGTGGAATACTTCCAAATGATTATGAATTTGAGGAGATGCAAATTATCCTTTGGTGGATGGCAGAAGGTTTGATTCCGCAGCAACCCAAAGAACATAAGCAAATTAATGGAAGATTTGGGACGTAACTATTTTCAAGAGTTGGTGTCTAGATCATTGTTTCAAAAATCAAGAAATGGAAAGTCGCGGTACATAATGCATGACCTCGTTACTGATTTGGCACGTTGGGCTGCAGGAAGTTCATGTTGTAGATTGGAGGATATGCAGAATTATGACTCGCAGCAACGTACATGTTTGCCCAAGATTCGTCATTCGTCTTACATTCTTGGAAAGTATGATGGAGTTAAGAAGTTTGAGGTCTATTCTGAAGCTACATCTTTGCGAACGTTCTTACCACTTGGGTCACTTTCAATTCATTATCTGGCTCATAAGGTTACTTCTTATTTATTGACCAAACTCCATTACTTACGACTGCTCTCTCTAAATGGATACCGAATAACCGAGTTGCCAGATACAATTGGTGAATTGAAGCATCTACGGTATCTTGATCTCTCCTACACATTGATAGAAAGTTTGCCAGACTCAACAACCACTCTTTACAACTTGCAGACATTGATATTGAAATGGTGTGGTCGGTTGAAGGCACTGCCCACAAGCATGAGGAACCTAGTTAATTTGCGTCATCTCAACAATTCAGATACAGGGTCATTGGAAGAAATGCCTCCTCAGCTTGGTCAATTGACTAACCTCCAAACATTGCCTGAGTTTGTTATTGGCAAAGGTAGTGGATCAGGAGTAAGAGAGATTGAGTCATTATTGCATCTGCAAGGGACATTGCACATCTCAAGACTAGAAAATGTGATTTATGTCGAGGACGCCAGGAGTGCCAACTGCTTAAAGAGCAAGGAAAGGCTTGAAGCCCTATTTCTTGAATGGTCTTCTTCGAGTGTCTCAACAGAAGATGCAGCAATTGTGCTTGACATGTTACAACCTCATAGCAAGCTCAAAAAGCTCACCATTAAAGGTTATGCTGGATTGAAATTTCCAAAATGGATTGGAGATCCTTCATTCTCTACAATGGTGCAGGTAATGTTAAAAGGTTGTAATCATTGTCAATTCTTGCCACCATTCGGACAATTGCCTTGTCTCAAAGAACTTTATATACAAGAAATGGATGCAGTGGAGAGTACTGGTGTTGAGTTTTATGGAGAAGGTAACTTGCCGTTTCAAGCTTTAAAGACCTTGGAGTTTTGGAATCTGAAAAATTGGAAGAAGTGGTCTCATTGCCAACAAAATGAGGGGGTGGGGGTTTTCTCTTGCCTGAAAAGGCTTTCCATCAGGGGCTGCCCCAAATTGGAGGGTGATTTACCGGAGAAGCTTGATTCATTAGCACAACTTCAACTATTTGGATGTGAGGAATTGGTGGTTTCGGTATCCAAATATAAACAGCTTCATAGATCATACATTGAACAGTGCAAGATGGTGGTGTATGACACAAGTACAGTTGGATTTGACTTACTAGAGAGTTTGATATTTTCAAATATACCAGAGTTGAGATTCCAAACAGAGACGTTCATGAAAAGCTTGAAAAATGTTAAAGAGTTGAAGATCATTGGTTGTGAGGAGCTTACATGTTGCTTTCAAAATGAGGATAGATTACTACAACACTTGATTTCTCTT
Above is a window of Fragaria vesca subsp. vesca linkage group LG7, FraVesHawaii_1.0, whole genome shotgun sequence DNA encoding:
- the LOC101310762 gene encoding putative disease resistance protein At3g14460-like, which encodes MHDLVTDLARWAAGSSCCRLEDMQNYDSQQRTCLPKIRHSSYILGKYDGVKKFEVYSEATSLRTFLPLGSLSIHYLAHKVTSYLLTKLHYLRLLSLNGYRITELPDTIGELKHLRYLDLSYTLIESLPDSTTTLYNLQTLILKWCGRLKALPTSMRNLVNLRHLNNSDTGSLEEMPPQLGQLTNLQTLPEFVIGKGSGSGVREIESLLHLQGTLHISRLENVIYVEDARSANCLKSKERLEALFLEWSSSSVSTEDAAIVLDMLQPHSKLKKLTIKGYAGLKFPKWIGDPSFSTMVQVMLKGCNHCQFLPPFGQLPCLKELYIQEMDAVESTGVEFYGEGNLPFQALKTLEFWNLKNWKKWSHCQQNEGVGVFSCLKRLSIRGCPKLEGDLPEKLDSLAQLQLFGCEELVVSS